In a genomic window of Raphanus sativus cultivar WK10039 unplaced genomic scaffold, ASM80110v3 Scaffold0907, whole genome shotgun sequence:
- the LOC130503291 gene encoding uncharacterized protein LOC130503291 yields MRKQPQPTLIFSNWDKLDHQTKNYIIYSADMKSKMIKSCNGDVDSKPLFRSNFSPSVEELIRNKTLEPQVWPHRDHRRANSFHDNREPFYPLPSERDWPVEPLVEPPVKPQVQLEPPVKPQVQLPVKPQSKPCRSKFKEK; encoded by the exons ATGCGTAAGCAGCCACAACCTACATTGATCTTCAGTAACTGGGACAAACTAGACCACCAGACGAAGAACTATATCATCTACTCTGCAGATATGAAAAGCAAGATGATCAAGAGCTGCAATGGG GATGTTGATTCGAAGCCTCTCTTTCGTTCAAATTTTTCTCCCTCCGTTGAAGAACTAATACGGAACAAGACGTTAGAGCCTCAGGTTTGGCCACACCGTGATCATAGACGCGCCAACTCATTTCATGACAACAGAGAACCATTTTACCCATTGCCTT CTGAAAGGGACTGGCCGGTGGAACCCCTGGTCGAACCCCCGGTCAAACCCCAAGTCCAACTCGAACCCCCGGTCAAACCCCAAGTCCAACTCCCGGTTAAGCCCCAGTCGAAACCCTGCAGGTCGAAATTCAAGGAGAAATGA